In the genome of Puntigrus tetrazona isolate hp1 chromosome 8, ASM1883169v1, whole genome shotgun sequence, the window TGGTTATGGAGGGGACGATATGAGGGTCTTGTTTGGAGCCTGCATACTCCTTGGGTTTCAAGATGCTATATGGATCCTAGTGGAGAAGAGAGCATTGATTGTCCTGAACTCACGCGCGCTTTTATTTCACAGGAAGCCACGACAGAACGCATCGCGAGACACTCACGGTTCCTTTCTTGGAGGCCTCCATCACAACCTTCTCCAGACCGGTGGCCTGCTCCTCGTCTGTAGGAATGCCTGAACACGAGTTCACAAAGAAACAATATTACACCGTGACACAAGGTGTGCTATTGTTCCCCATGCGTTTCGTTTTTGACGCTTTCAGCAATTTGAAGTAAAACTTGATGGTTCTTCTGAGAGCCCACTTCtgaataataagaaataatcatatgaaataaattaaaattataacatacTAAGACCTTATAATGGGTGTGAAACAAGTTTAAAATTACGACAAACTAATGAGAAAAACATTGGTTAGGACAcaaaacatcataaatataaaaagagaagCCGTTTTGCTTATAATTTTgcttatgattttatttaattagtggtctatattacatataattaaaacaacttcCTTTTTGGTCACAATATCtagcaattaaaaatacaaatccaTAATTATGACTCAAAATTAATAGCTCTTGTCATAAATCCGAAAATAGATCTAATGATATCTATTTGTCTTCGCATTTGAACTTCTTACAATTCTGGTTTACTAAATCATTGGCATCCAAAACGCAAATCTCTTTCCCCTGTCATTATTGTTTGCATGCAACAAACTATTTCTATTTCCTGAAGGGTTAACTGAGATTAGTTTAAACAGGATGATGACAGCGAGTAAGAGGATTAGACTTGGTACAAATTCATCCACAACTCTTCAAAGAGAAAATAACGATGAAGCATTGCGTCAAAAAAGTGATGCATTAGTAGCACTCAAGCCCGCATTTATTTGACTACACGCATTTGAGGCGGTGGGGAGATTTTGGGGCTGCTGCCACTCAAACGGGCGATATCACGATCTGCGTATTTTTCGGCGCAAACCGTGATAAAAAGCACACTCAAAATAAAGCCATTGATCGACAAGTACCTCCGGACGCCAGTCTCCTCACTACAGCTTGAGCTGGCAGAGGCTGACGGCTGTAAACAGCAGCAGAAGCACGGGTCGCCGATCTCAAGAGGAGCCTGGCCGCCATTTTTCCAGAAGAACTGCGCATGCGCTGCAGCTGCCGCGCGCTTTAAGTGAAGAGCGCCGCGAGAAAAGCGCAATGCTGACATCTAGCGGCCTGGACGAGTCgagcagaaaaaaagatttacgtgtaaagtgttttagtattaatatgcaaaatattttattgtagtgctttattatttaaaacgaTATTAAACCTCGGATTACAGAGacaaatgtctaaaaaaaaatgtctgaaatgtaCAAAGTGCGATAGGATTAGCTCACACTAAGTGGTAGTACACTGATTCACATTgttcacattcacattcacacaTGATATACTGATTATACACACTTCATAATTGACAGTGTCCGCGTATACAGTACAGTGAAATTAGACAGGAGCCCTTTCACAGTTTAACTGAGAATCTGGTAGTGTTTTATCAAGCTATAAACATCAGTATACTGTaataaagaaagaggaaaataaaagagGGGACTGAAAAgtgggtttatatatatatagatagataaacccactgaataaattaattgtaaattgactattaaattgtttaactaggatttatatttaatttgtattcacTCCTTCAAGTTAACTGAATCAGTGAACTAATGTAGGGAATTGTGAATATATAGGGGGCTGTTTCTTATATAGACactatctttatttatttattaacagcaTAACAGGAAGTTTTCTACTATTATCAATTACATTCATAATAGCataaggaacaaaaaaaaaataagagagaaaaaaataatgcatgtgataacttacaaaacatttccatgagaaaaaaaaattctatagtctacattaatttaaatattagatatttaatagCAATCCAAAACGTTTGGATAAACGTACAATCCCACATTCCTGCTCTGCGTTACGAAACACGTGCGCGTCTCCCAGACTGGCGCGACTTTAACCGGCTCGAGGACGTGCTGACGTCATGACGTCGACACGTCGCAGTTTTTCGGCGCGAAATCCCTCGCCCGAAGGTGCGCGCGAGAGTGTAAACAGTGCGCTGAGCTCGGGGTGCAAGCTCGCGTTTCTCGCCGCGTTTGCTCTAGGCAAAGTttaaaggaggaggaggagaagaagaagaagagtcCGTTAGCGCCGTGGACAGTGTTTCGTGTCGGAGAGCATGGCGGACTCCGACGACCTGAGCGGAGGAGAGGAGAGCCGGGAGGAGCTGATGACCCCGGCCGAGCTCGTCTCCAGACTCGAGGAGGTCAGACACCCCACGTGAGCCTTCAAAATTAAGACCGGACGGACGTCTCGTGCGTCTTATTTACGCTAGTAGGGATAGGGACGTCATCAAAACGCACATAaactaaatgcatgtttttttgggtCACTTATTTACATACAAACGTTTGTAAACATTGCGATTTTAAGTCACCAATGCTGCCTTAATTTATCCAATAAATCCAAACAAGTATCATAACTTTGTtctgttgtaatatttttcacagtgttatttatttcagcatcattgtaaatcattgtaatatgctgatctCATGTGTTACTGGTGCTTAATAATTACGAATAATTGTTCTTATGTATGTTAAAAACAGGTGACTGTTTTGTGGAACATTTATATAAAGGATTCTTTGACtgcatttaaaagaactgcagAGAAAAGACACGTTTTTGTAAAAGTGTATTGTCCACAAAACCAATTTTAAGCagttaaaagcacattaaaacagtgtttcTATACGAAACAGAAATTCTAAGTTTTCCTTTTACGGTCAATCACTATCAGGAGTTAGGAGAAGAGTACGTTTGCAAACTAAATGCAGGCGTTAGGTGCAGAGCAGACGCATGCTTTCAGGAACaggtcagtcagtcagtctgCTGTGTTTCAGGCTTGGCTGAATGAGAAGTTTTCTCCTGAACTGCTGGAGAACAAGTCCGAGCTGGTGGAGTGTGTGATGGAGCAGATCACGCACATGGtatgcatctgtgttttttacCTTGGTGAAACGAGGATATGGGTCTAATAACTGGAAagataatcatttaatttagttgtttAATTGAATCGTTTTTTCCCAGTTATAATAACTGTTTAGTCAAGGAcaaaaaggcacaaaaaaactgtttgtgtcataaataattatgcaagaattttaaacatgtatgcataataatgctaaaataatcaCACAATCACTCTTGTTAAAAACTCTtaattagtttagtttagttttatatcAGCTggttacataaaataatattttgcaattatttttaatataaactacCAGGCAAATGTTTGCAAAcggtaagatttttaaatatttttttaaagatgttttctgtgttcatcaaggctgaattagtttgatccaaaatacaggaaaaaatgCAAGATTGTAAAGTATTATTGTGAggtaaaataactctttttgttttagtatacactaaaacgtaatttattcctgtgatcaaagctgaatttccagcatcattgctccagtcttcagtgtcacatgatccttcagaaatcatactagtacactgatttattatcagcgctggaaactgttttttttggaCCTGTGATATTGTTTTAGGATTCTCGAATGAATAAACCGTTGAAAAGAAGAgcattatttgaaatagaaatccttTCTAACAAtacacactaccattcaaaagttttattctttttgttttattatttgaaagaaattaaaacttttattcagctaggatgtgttaaattgataagAAGTGATGGCAAAgatttatattgttagaaaatattcatattttcaaaaagtgctgttcttctgaactttttattcatcaaagaatcccgaaatgatgaaataaatgaagccttaaTGAACATAagaaactgcttttattttcctgttGTTTGTCTGATAGTGTCTTTTGGCATGGTTTAGTTagtgattaatatttaatatttgcgATCGCAGGAGGAAAACCTGCAGCGGGTGAAGAAAGGCGACCTGAAGGCCAGCGTGCACCGCATGGAGATCGATCGCATCCGCTTTGTTCTGAGCAGCTACCTGCGCTCAAGACTTCAGAAGGTATCCTGGACCCTTAAACTCCACGTCACGCGCGTTAGACGTTAGGATTACACCTTCATCGTCTGTAAATGATCTTTAGCATGTTGTGCGGTTGTTGTCTCACCTGCAGATAGAGAGGTTTTTCCCTCACGTTTTGGAGAAAGAAAAGTCGCGTGCTGATGGAGATCCTTCATTTCTCTCTCCTGAAGAGTTTGCCTTCGCTAAAGAGTGAGTCCTTTCTGTTG includes:
- the LOC122350675 gene encoding cytochrome c oxidase subunit 5B, mitochondrial; the encoded protein is MRSSSGKMAARLLLRSATRASAAVYSRQPLPAQAVVRRLASGGIPTDEEQATGLEKVVMEASKKGTDPYSILKPKEYAGSKQDPHIVPSITNKRIVGCVCEEDNTAVVWFWLHQGEAQRCPSCGAYYKLVPHELPH
- the gins4 gene encoding DNA replication complex GINS protein SLD5 isoform X2, encoding MADSDDLSGGEESREELMTPAELVSRLEEAWLNEKFSPELLENKSELVECVMEQITHMEENLQRVKKGDLKASVHRMEIDRIRFVLSSYLRSRLQKIERFFPHVLEKEKSRADGDPSFLSPEEFAFAKEYLANTEVYLRNVALKHMPPNLQSIDMLKAVPEPCLDSFVFLRVRESQENILVEPETDEQREYVVDLDEGSQHLMRYRTIAPLVASGAVQLI
- the gins4 gene encoding DNA replication complex GINS protein SLD5 isoform X1; protein product: MADSDDLSGGEESREELMTPAELVSRLEEAWLNEKFSPELLENKSELVECVMEQITHMEENLQRVKKGDLKASVHRMEIDRIRFVLSSYLRSRLQKHVVRLLSHLQIERFFPHVLEKEKSRADGDPSFLSPEEFAFAKEYLANTEVYLRNVALKHMPPNLQSIDMLKAVPEPCLDSFVFLRVRESQENILVEPETDEQREYVVDLDEGSQHLMRYRTIAPLVASGAVQLI